The following are encoded in a window of Scophthalmus maximus strain ysfricsl-2021 chromosome 2, ASM2237912v1, whole genome shotgun sequence genomic DNA:
- the LOC118300595 gene encoding mitochondrial uncoupling protein 2-like — protein MKPGVVMVGTKPIDALPSAAVKFFGAGTAACIADLITFPLDTAKVRLQIQGEASKIEGASATKYRGVFGTIMTMVRTEGPRSLYSGLVAGLQRQMSFASVRIGLYDSMKQFYTRGTESAGIVTRLMAGCTTGAMAVAFAQPTDVVKVRFQAQVRLADGGRRYNSTLDAYKTIARNEGIKGLWKGCMPNITRNAIVNCAELVTYDMIKELILKYDLMTDNLPCHFTAAFGAGFCTTVVASPVDVVKTRFMNSGAGQYGSAINCALTMLRSEGPTAFYKGFTPSFLRLGSWNIVMFVTYEQIKRGMTRTQYWESPF, from the exons ATGAAACCGGGTGTCGTAATGGTTGGCACGAAACCCATTGACGCGTTGCCCTCTGCGGCAGTTAAGTTCTTCGGAGCGGGCACTGCAGCCTGCATCGCTGACCTCATCACCTTTCCCCTGGATACCGCCAAAGTCAGACTACAG ATTCAGGGAGAGGCTAGTAAAATTGAAGGCGCCAGTGCGACAAAGTACCGTGGAGTGTTTGGCACCATCATGACCATGGTGCGCACGGAGGGGCCCAGGAGTCTTTATAGTGGACTGGTGGCAGGACTCCAGAGGCAGATGAGCTTCGCCTCCGTCCGAATCGGTCTTTATGACTCCATGAAGCAATTCTACACGCGTGGCACTGAGA GTGCTGGGATTGTGACTCGCCTCATGGCGGGCTGTACCACAGGAGCCATGGCCGTGGCCTTTGCCCAACCAACAGACGTGGTGAAGGTGCGTTTCCAAGCCCAGGTACGACTGGCTGATGGTGGCAGGAGATACAACAGCACCCTGGATGCCTACAAGACAATTGCGCGGAATGAAGGAATAAAGGGACTTTGGAAAG GCTGCATGCCCAACATCACTCGTAACGCCATTGTCAACTGTGCCGAGCTGGTGACCTATGACATGATCAAGGAACTCATCCTGAAGTACGACCTAATGACAG ACAACCTGCCCTGCCACTTCACTGCTGCCTTTGGTGCAGGCTTCTGCACAACAGTAGTGGCGTCTCCGGTGGATGTAGTCAAAACTCGCTTCATGAACTCGGGAGCTGGACAGTACGGCAGCGCGATCAACTGTGCTCTCACTATGCTGAGAAGTGAAGGACCCACAGCCTTCTACAAGGG TTTCACTCCTTCTTTCTTGCGACTGGGGTCCTGGAACATTGTGATGTTCGTGACGTATGAACAAATCAAACGAGGCATGACCCGGACACAATACTGGGAGTCGCCGTTCTGA
- the LOC118300597 gene encoding mitochondrial uncoupling protein 2, whose product MVGLGPADVPPSAAVKFVGAGAAACIADLLTFPLDTAKVRLQIQGEARAPAAAGNGSAVKYRGVFGTITTMVRTEGPRSLYSGLVAGLQRQMSFASVRIGLYDSVKQFYTRGSDHVGIGSRLLAGGTTGAMAVAFAQPTDVVKVRFQAQARSSGHARRYCSTIDAYKTIAKEEGIRGLWRGTAPNIVRNATVNCTELVTYDFIKDALLKSTPLTDNLPCHLVSAFGAGLCTTVIASPVDVVKTRFMNSSLGQYSSVLNCAANMMTKEGPLAFYKGFMPSFLRLGSWNVVMFVTYEQLKRAMMAANHNGSTIQ is encoded by the exons ATGGTTGGATTGGGACCTGCTGATGTGCCGCCATCGGCAGCTGTGAAGTTTGTAGGAGCAGGAGCCGCGGCCTGTATCGCCGACCTGCTCACCTTTCCCCTGGACACGGCCAAAGTGCgactgcag ATCCAAGGGGAGGCCAGAGCCCCAGCAGCTGCAGGGAATGGGTCTGCGGTGAAGTATCGTGGAGTGTTTGGCACCATCACCACCATGGTGCGAACGGAGGGGCCCAGGAGTCTCTACAGTGGACTGGTGGCAGGACTCCAGAGGCAGATGAGCTTCGCCTCTGTCCGCATCGGTCTCTACGACTCTGTGAAGCAGTTCTACACCCGAGGCTCTGATC ATGTGGGCATCGGCAGCCGGCTGCTCGCGGGGGGCACCACGGGTGCCATGGCGGTTGCTTTCGCTCAGCCCACAGATGTGGTGAAAGTCCGCTTCCAGGCACAGGCCAGGTCTTCTGGGCACGCCAGACGCTACTGTAGCACCATTGACGCTTACAAGACCATTGCTAAGGAAGAAGGCATTCGTGGTCTGTGGAGAG GTACCGCTCCAAACATTGTGCGCAATGCGACGGTCAACTGCACAGAACTGGTGACGTACGACTTCATCAAGGATGCTCTTCTTAAGTCCACTCCTCTGACAG ACAATCTGCCCTGCCACCTTGTGTCAGCCTTCGGCGCAGGGCTGTGCACGACAGTGATCGCCTCCCCAGTCGACGTGGTCAAGACAAGATTCATGAACTCTTCTCTTGGCCAGTACAGCAGTGTCCTCAACTGCGCTGCCAACATGATGACCAAAGAAGGACCACTTGCCTTTTATAAAGG GTTCATGCCATCTTTCTTACGCCTGGGCTCCTGGAACGTGGTGATGTTCGTCACATACGAGCAGCTGAAACGGGCCATGATGGCGGCCAATCACAACGGCTCAACTATTCAATAA
- the dnajb13 gene encoding dnaJ homolog subfamily B member 13 isoform X1, producing the protein MDYYETLEINRNAADADIKKAYRRLALKFHPSSNREAGSAERFSRLGEAYDVLSDPRKKATYDKFGAEGLRDGIPPEFGTGGAWSSKYTYHGNPDKTFKQFFGGDNPFADFYTNEVPLQFGGLQPVVVKTQDSPIERDLHLSLDDIFHGCTKKIKISRRIMNEDGYTSSIKDKILSVDVSPGWKDGTRIVFPKEGDQGPNSIPADIVFIVRQKSHPLFVRQHDDLIYKANVSLEMALTGFSVDVPTLDGRLLNIPINEIVHPTYRKVVTGEGMPKSQDPSRRGNLIITFDIQFPEKLSAERKHQIKQALK; encoded by the exons ATGGATTACTACGAGACGCTGGAAATAAACAGAAACGCAGCGGACGCAGACATCAAAAAGGC ATATCGGCGCCTTGCGTTGAAGTTCCATCCGAGCAGCAACAGAGAAGCTGGAAGCGCCGAGAGGTTCAGTCGACTCGGGGAAGCCTACGACGTGTTGAGCGACC CTCGGAAAAAGGCAACATACGACAAGTTTGGTGCGGAGGGTCTAAGAGATGGTATTCCCCCCGAGTTTGGCACCGGTGGGGCTTGGTCCTCTAAATACACCTACCATGGGAATCCAGACAAAACTTTCAAACAGTTTTTTGGCGGTGACAACCCATTTGCAG ACTTCTACACAAATGAGGTGCCGCTTCAGTTCGGTGGCCTGCAACCAGTCGTGGTGAAGACACAAGACTCGCCAATAGAGAGAGACCTTCATTTGTCCCTGGACGACATCTTCCACGGATGCACAAAAAAGATCAAGATATCTCGCAGG ATTATGAATGAGGATGGATACACGTCCAGTATCAAAGACAAGATTCTGTCTGTGGATGTCAGTCCTGGCTGGAAAGATGGCACCAGAATCGTTTTCCCCAAAGAGGGAGATCAG GGACCAAACAGCATCCCTGCAGACATTGTGTTCATAGTGCGACAGAAGAGTCACCCTCTGTTCGTACGACAACACGATGACCTGATCTACAAGGCCAACGTCTCTCTGGAGATG GCCTTGACTGGCTTCTCTGTGGATGTGCCGACACTAGATGGCAGGCTACTCAATATCCCCATCAATGAAATTGTGCA CCCCACGTACAGAAAAGTGGTGACTGGAGAGGGAATGCCGAAGTCCCAGGATCCTTCACGGAGAGGAAACCTCATCATCACTTTTGACATTCAGTTCCCAGAGAAGCTCTCCGCTGAGAGGAAGCATCAGATCAAACAAGCTCTAAAATAA
- the dnajb13 gene encoding dnaJ homolog subfamily B member 13 isoform X2, with translation MDYYETLEINRNAADADIKKAYRRLALKFHPSSNREAGSAERFSRLGEAYDVLSDPRKKATYDKFGAEGLRDGIPPEFGTGGAWSSKYTYHGNPDKTFKQFFGGDNPFADFYTNEVPLQFGGLQPVVVKTQDSPIERDLHLSLDDIFHGCTKKIKISRRIMNEDGYTSSIKDKILSVDVSPGWKDGTRIVFPKEGDQGPNSIPADIVFIVRQKSHPLFVRQHDDLIYKANVSLEMPHVQKSGDWRGNAEVPGSFTERKPHHHF, from the exons ATGGATTACTACGAGACGCTGGAAATAAACAGAAACGCAGCGGACGCAGACATCAAAAAGGC ATATCGGCGCCTTGCGTTGAAGTTCCATCCGAGCAGCAACAGAGAAGCTGGAAGCGCCGAGAGGTTCAGTCGACTCGGGGAAGCCTACGACGTGTTGAGCGACC CTCGGAAAAAGGCAACATACGACAAGTTTGGTGCGGAGGGTCTAAGAGATGGTATTCCCCCCGAGTTTGGCACCGGTGGGGCTTGGTCCTCTAAATACACCTACCATGGGAATCCAGACAAAACTTTCAAACAGTTTTTTGGCGGTGACAACCCATTTGCAG ACTTCTACACAAATGAGGTGCCGCTTCAGTTCGGTGGCCTGCAACCAGTCGTGGTGAAGACACAAGACTCGCCAATAGAGAGAGACCTTCATTTGTCCCTGGACGACATCTTCCACGGATGCACAAAAAAGATCAAGATATCTCGCAGG ATTATGAATGAGGATGGATACACGTCCAGTATCAAAGACAAGATTCTGTCTGTGGATGTCAGTCCTGGCTGGAAAGATGGCACCAGAATCGTTTTCCCCAAAGAGGGAGATCAG GGACCAAACAGCATCCCTGCAGACATTGTGTTCATAGTGCGACAGAAGAGTCACCCTCTGTTCGTACGACAACACGATGACCTGATCTACAAGGCCAACGTCTCTCTGGAGATG CCCCACGTACAGAAAAGTGGTGACTGGAGAGGGAATGCCGAAGTCCCAGGATCCTTCACGGAGAGGAAACCTCATCATCACTTTTGA
- the rab6a gene encoding ras-related protein Rab-6A isoform X1 has product MSSAGDFGNPLRKFKLVFLGEQSVGKTSLITRFMYDSFDNTYQATIGIDFLSKTMYLEDRTIRLQLWDTAGQERFRSLIPSYIRDSAAAVVVYDITNVNSFQQTTKWIDDVRTERGSDVIIMLVGNKTDLADKRQITTEEGEQRAKEMNVLFIETSAKTGYNVKQLFRRVAAALPGMDTTQDKSREDMIDIKLEKPPEMPMSEGGCPC; this is encoded by the exons ATGTCTTCGGCCGGAGACTTCGGCAACCCGCTGAGGAAATTCAAGTTGGTCTTCCTCGGGGAGCAGAGTG tgggAAAGACGTCGCTGATCACCAGGTTCATGTACGACAGCTTTGACAACACTTACCAA GCCACAATAGGAATAGATTTCCTGTCGAAGACGATGTACCTTGAAGACAGAACA ATCAGGTTGCAGTTGTGGGACACGGCAGGACAAGAGCGATTTCGTAGCCTCATCCCGAGTTACATCAGAGACTCTGCTGCTGCGGTCGTAGTGTATGACATCACAA ATGTCAATTCCTTCCAGCAAACCACAAAATGGATCGATGACGTGAGaacggagagaggaagtgacgtCATTATCATGTTGGTGGGAAACAAGACGGACCTTGCAGACAAAAG ACAGATAaccacagaggagggagagcagagagcgAAAGAGATGAATGTTCTTTTTATTGAAACAAGTGCAAAGACAGGCTACAATGTCAAACAG CTTTTCCGCCGTGTGGCAGCTGCCCTCCCTGGCATGGATACCACACAGGACAAGAGTAGAGAGGACA TGATCGACATTAAGCTGGAGAAACCCCCAGAGATGCCCATGAGTGAAGGAGGCTGTCCCTGCTAA
- the rab6a gene encoding ras-related protein Rab-6A isoform X2, whose product MSSAGDFGNPLRKFKLVFLGEQSVGKTSLITRFMYDSFDNTYQATIGIDFLSKTMYLEDRTIRLQLWDTAGQERFRSLIPSYIRDSAAAVVVYDITNVNSFQQTTKWIDDVRTERGSDVIIMLVGNKTDLADKRQVSIEEGERKAKELNVMFIETSAKAGYNVKQLFRRVAAALPGMDTTQDKSREDMIDIKLEKPPEMPMSEGGCPC is encoded by the exons ATGTCTTCGGCCGGAGACTTCGGCAACCCGCTGAGGAAATTCAAGTTGGTCTTCCTCGGGGAGCAGAGTG tgggAAAGACGTCGCTGATCACCAGGTTCATGTACGACAGCTTTGACAACACTTACCAA GCCACAATAGGAATAGATTTCCTGTCGAAGACGATGTACCTTGAAGACAGAACA ATCAGGTTGCAGTTGTGGGACACGGCAGGACAAGAGCGATTTCGTAGCCTCATCCCGAGTTACATCAGAGACTCTGCTGCTGCGGTCGTAGTGTATGACATCACAA ATGTCAATTCCTTCCAGCAAACCACAAAATGGATCGATGACGTGAGaacggagagaggaagtgacgtCATTATCATGTTGGTGGGAAACAAGACGGACCTTGCAGACAAAAG GCAAGTATCTATTGAAGAGGGTGAGCGGAAAGCCAAAGAactaaatgtaatgtttattgAGACTAGTGCGAAAGCGGGCTACAACGTGAAGCag CTTTTCCGCCGTGTGGCAGCTGCCCTCCCTGGCATGGATACCACACAGGACAAGAGTAGAGAGGACA TGATCGACATTAAGCTGGAGAAACCCCCAGAGATGCCCATGAGTGAAGGAGGCTGTCCCTGCTAA